One stretch of Nitrospirota bacterium DNA includes these proteins:
- a CDS encoding DUF3108 domain-containing protein has translation MLKGFSGFAASALLLFLLAASARATLPAHEKFVFDLKWLGLTAGTSVMEIQETGDGVTLSSVARSANWISVFYPVEDRVESHLQGEEPWYPLRYRLKAREGKHRKDKEVVFLRSEGKALYIDHLKGEKREYEMPEAIYDPLSALYAVRQAEEELTPGTSLFITVFDSKKVYDLEVRVLKRETVTVPAGTFKTVLLKPVMKSEGIFVSKGDILIWVTDDERRVPVKMKTEAPVGSIVAELMGGVF, from the coding sequence ATGCTGAAAGGCTTCTCCGGCTTCGCGGCTTCGGCACTTCTGCTTTTCCTTCTGGCGGCCTCTGCCCGTGCAACTCTTCCCGCTCACGAGAAGTTCGTATTCGACCTCAAGTGGCTGGGGCTTACGGCGGGCACGTCGGTCATGGAGATACAGGAGACGGGCGACGGGGTCACGCTCTCTTCGGTGGCTCGCTCGGCCAATTGGATAAGCGTCTTTTACCCGGTGGAGGACCGGGTGGAGAGCCATCTCCAAGGGGAGGAGCCCTGGTATCCGCTGAGGTATCGGCTGAAGGCGAGGGAAGGGAAGCATCGGAAGGACAAGGAGGTGGTTTTCCTCCGGTCCGAGGGCAAGGCCCTTTACATCGACCACCTGAAAGGGGAGAAGCGGGAATACGAGATGCCCGAGGCCATCTACGACCCCCTTTCGGCCCTCTATGCCGTCCGGCAGGCGGAGGAGGAGCTCACACCGGGGACGTCCTTGTTCATTACCGTCTTCGACAGCAAGAAGGTCTATGACCTGGAGGTCCGGGTGCTCAAGCGCGAGACCGTGACGGTGCCGGCGGGGACCTTCAAAACCGTGCTTCTGAAGCCGGTCATGAAGTCCGAAGGGATATTCGTCTCCAAGGGCGATATCCTCATCTGGGTCACGGATGATGAGAGGAGGGTGCCGGTGAAGATGAAGACCGAGGCTCCCGTGGGCTCCATCGTGGCCGAGCTGATGGGCGGGGTCTTCTGA
- the hisA gene encoding 1-(5-phosphoribosyl)-5-[(5-phosphoribosylamino)methylideneamino]imidazole-4-carboxamide isomerase, producing MIVIPAIDLKGGMCVRLLQGRAEDATVYSEDPVATALAWERDGAGLIHIVDLDGAFTGQQKNLEAVRAIRGAVGAELELGGGIRDLERIELLLSLGIDRVILGTVAAERPDLVREACSRHPGRVLVGIDARDGKVAVRGWVEVTEHEAVQFARAAEAAGAGGIIYTDISRDGMLAGPNVPATKKLAASVGVPVIASGGVRSLDDIVALRDAGGIWGAITGKAIYAGTLELGEAIRVATSSPTEEG from the coding sequence ATGATTGTCATCCCCGCCATAGACCTCAAGGGAGGCATGTGCGTGCGGCTTCTGCAAGGGAGGGCCGAGGACGCCACGGTCTACTCCGAGGACCCTGTGGCCACCGCCCTTGCGTGGGAGAGAGACGGGGCCGGGCTCATCCACATCGTCGACCTGGACGGGGCCTTCACCGGCCAGCAGAAGAACCTCGAGGCCGTGCGGGCCATCCGGGGTGCGGTGGGGGCCGAGCTCGAGCTGGGCGGGGGCATCCGCGACCTGGAGCGCATCGAGCTCCTTCTCTCCCTGGGCATCGACCGCGTTATCCTGGGCACGGTGGCCGCCGAGAGGCCCGATCTCGTGCGGGAAGCCTGCTCCCGCCATCCCGGCCGGGTCCTCGTGGGCATAGACGCCCGGGACGGAAAAGTCGCCGTGCGGGGCTGGGTGGAGGTGACCGAGCACGAGGCCGTCCAATTCGCCCGGGCCGCAGAGGCTGCCGGGGCCGGGGGCATCATCTACACCGACATCTCCCGGGACGGGATGCTCGCAGGGCCCAACGTGCCTGCAACCAAAAAGCTCGCCGCCTCGGTCGGCGTGCCCGTCATCGCCTCTGGAGGCGTGCGCTCGCTGGATGACATCGTCGCCCTCAGGGACGCCGGAGGCATCTGGGGCGCCATCACGGGGAAAGCCATCTATGCCGGCACCCTGGAGCTCGGCGAGGCCATCAGGGTCGCCACCTCTTCCCCGACGGAGGAGGGGTAA
- the hisF gene encoding imidazole glycerol phosphate synthase subunit HisF, giving the protein MLAKRIIPCLDVRDGRVVKGVNFVNIRDAGDPVENAIFYDEQGADELVFLDITASHEKRDIIIDVVRRTANDIFMPLTVGGGVRTLEDIRALLKAGCDKVAINTTAVKNPPFIRQASARFGSQCIVVAIDAKGCRGAQGEPPEWMADRSLMPEEGKASWEVYTHGGRRPKGIDAVKWARHMEEMGAGEILLTSMDRDGTRDGYDIGLTRTVSEAVGIPVIASGGVGSLEHLYEGLVEGKADAVLAASIFHYREYTIEEAKDFLRERGVVVRDA; this is encoded by the coding sequence GTGCTGGCCAAGCGCATCATCCCCTGCCTTGACGTCCGCGACGGCCGCGTGGTGAAGGGGGTCAATTTCGTCAATATCCGGGACGCCGGCGACCCGGTGGAAAACGCCATCTTCTATGATGAGCAGGGCGCCGACGAGCTTGTTTTCCTGGACATCACGGCATCGCACGAGAAGCGCGACATCATCATCGACGTGGTCAGGCGGACGGCCAACGATATCTTCATGCCTCTCACCGTGGGAGGGGGCGTGCGCACGCTGGAGGACATCCGTGCCCTCCTGAAGGCCGGCTGCGACAAGGTCGCCATCAACACGACGGCCGTCAAAAACCCCCCCTTCATCCGGCAGGCCTCGGCACGGTTCGGGAGCCAGTGCATCGTCGTGGCGATAGACGCCAAGGGGTGCCGGGGCGCGCAGGGAGAGCCGCCGGAGTGGATGGCGGACCGCTCTCTCATGCCCGAAGAGGGGAAGGCCTCGTGGGAGGTCTACACTCACGGAGGGCGGCGACCCAAGGGCATCGACGCCGTGAAATGGGCCCGGCACATGGAGGAGATGGGGGCCGGGGAGATACTGCTTACCAGCATGGACCGCGACGGCACCAGGGACGGCTACGACATAGGACTGACCCGCACGGTCTCGGAGGCCGTCGGCATCCCGGTCATCGCCTCCGGAGGGGTGGGTTCCCTCGAGCACCTCTATGAGGGCCTCGTGGAGGGCAAGGCGGACGCCGTCCTGGCCGCCAGCATCTTCCACTACAGGGAATACACCATCGAGGAGGCAAAGGACTTCCTGCGCGAGCGGGGCGTCGTCGTCAGGGACGCCTGA
- the tilS gene encoding tRNA lysidine(34) synthetase TilS, giving the protein MDLPEAVRRSIRKFSMLSGGETVLVGLSGGPDSTCLAMVLKELSPELSLSVRTLYVDHGLRPEETPGEIRFARELSAGLDMPFSVRNVEAGPFAREHGLSIQDAARRLRLAALEEEARETGSRLIALGHNLDDQAETMVMRFLRGSGPTGLAGIAPVRGQFIRPLIETERKDIEAFLSQRQVVPIRDPSNLKLDYLRNRLRVQVMPLLREINPDLSRTLAHTAEVFREEERYFSILVTKALMKLISRKTDTSIELFLAPLEAMEKVILRRVLRRAIDETRGLRGIGFPHVEDIITLLKEGLPGDRVHLPGGVRVIKKYSTVLLTSEEPVRLGTYSLEAGGEVLLGEAGLVIAASVSHEKPSFEPDYRYSAVFDVGKAAGPFTVRPRQDGDSFLPLGFGRTKKLQDFFVDAKVPREERDAVPIVTTREGEILWVVGHRGDERFRPTDETRTFLILRATPARA; this is encoded by the coding sequence ATGGACCTTCCGGAGGCGGTACGCCGGAGCATCCGCAAGTTCTCCATGCTCTCCGGCGGAGAGACGGTGCTGGTGGGGCTCTCCGGAGGACCCGATTCCACCTGCCTGGCCATGGTCCTCAAGGAGCTGAGCCCGGAGCTCTCCCTCTCCGTGAGAACCCTCTACGTCGACCACGGCCTGCGGCCCGAAGAGACACCGGGAGAGATACGCTTTGCCCGGGAGCTTTCCGCCGGGCTGGACATGCCTTTTTCGGTGAGAAACGTCGAGGCGGGCCCCTTCGCCAGGGAGCACGGGTTGAGCATCCAGGACGCCGCCCGGAGGCTTCGCCTGGCTGCCCTGGAAGAAGAGGCCCGCGAGACGGGCTCGCGGCTCATCGCCCTGGGCCACAACCTGGACGACCAGGCCGAGACCATGGTCATGCGTTTTCTCCGGGGCTCGGGCCCCACCGGCCTGGCCGGTATTGCCCCCGTACGGGGACAATTCATCCGCCCCCTCATCGAGACCGAAAGGAAAGACATAGAGGCGTTCCTTTCCCAGCGGCAGGTCGTCCCCATACGAGACCCCTCGAACCTCAAGCTGGACTACCTCAGAAATCGCCTGCGGGTGCAGGTGATGCCCCTTCTCCGGGAGATAAACCCCGACCTCTCCCGCACCCTGGCCCACACGGCCGAGGTCTTCCGGGAAGAGGAGCGGTACTTCTCCATCCTGGTGACCAAAGCTCTGATGAAGCTCATCTCCCGGAAGACGGACACCTCCATAGAGCTCTTCCTGGCGCCCCTGGAGGCGATGGAGAAAGTCATCCTGAGGCGCGTCCTCAGAAGGGCCATCGACGAGACGCGAGGGCTCCGGGGCATCGGCTTCCCCCACGTGGAGGACATCATCACCCTTCTGAAGGAAGGCCTGCCCGGGGACCGGGTGCATCTGCCCGGGGGCGTAAGGGTGATAAAGAAGTACAGCACGGTGCTCCTGACCTCGGAGGAGCCGGTCCGCCTGGGCACATACTCCTTGGAGGCCGGGGGTGAAGTCCTCCTCGGGGAGGCGGGGTTGGTCATCGCCGCCTCCGTATCCCATGAGAAGCCCTCCTTCGAGCCCGACTACAGGTACTCCGCCGTCTTTGACGTCGGGAAGGCGGCAGGCCCCTTTACGGTGCGTCCCCGCCAGGACGGGGACTCCTTTCTGCCCCTGGGTTTCGGCAGGACGAAGAAGCTCCAGGACTTCTTCGTGGATGCCAAGGTTCCACGGGAGGAGCGGGACGCGGTCCCCATAGTGACCACCCGGGAGGGAGAAATCCTCTGGGTGGTGGGCCACCGGGGGGACGAGCGGTTCCGGCCCACGGATGAGACCCGGACATTTCTCATCCTCCGGGCGACCCCGGCCCGGGCGTGA
- the gltX gene encoding glutamate--tRNA ligase, protein MNQVRVRFAPSPTGHLHIGGARTALFNWLYARSSQGSFILRIEDTDRSRSTEEYIESILEGMRWLGLHWDEGPFRQTERMDIYRQAVDRLLEENKAYHCYCTAEELEDRRKQAVLEGRPPVYDRRCRDLGEAHPDRTPTVRFRMPEAGIVTVKDMVKGNVSFDNSQLDDLIIMRSDGTPTYNFVVVVDDVQMRITHVIRGDDHLNNTPKQLHIYRALGYDVPVFAHLPMILGPDRQRLSKRHGATSVVAYRDQGYLPDALVNYLARLGWSHGDQEVFSRQELVKLFGFENVGASAAVFNAEKLLWLNAQHVMATPVQELARLVRPFLIKDGTISEDAELDPRWLARAIETLRERAKTLVELARSLRYYILEDVEVETKAAEKFLTEKTLPVLKEIRTALQGVEPFAHEGLERAFKGVMLSRDVKMGAVAQPVRVAVTGRTESPGIYEVLEVVGKEKALRRLDKAVSRIEKP, encoded by the coding sequence ATGAATCAGGTGAGAGTCCGTTTCGCCCCGAGCCCCACCGGGCATCTGCATATAGGCGGGGCCCGGACGGCCCTGTTCAACTGGCTCTACGCCCGGAGCAGCCAAGGCTCCTTCATCCTCCGCATCGAGGACACGGACCGGAGCCGCTCCACCGAGGAGTACATAGAGTCCATACTGGAGGGGATGCGCTGGCTCGGCCTCCACTGGGACGAGGGGCCTTTCCGCCAGACCGAGCGCATGGATATCTACCGCCAGGCCGTGGACCGTCTTCTTGAGGAAAACAAGGCCTACCACTGTTACTGCACGGCCGAGGAGCTGGAGGACCGCAGGAAGCAGGCCGTCCTGGAGGGCCGCCCCCCGGTCTATGACCGCCGCTGCCGCGACCTCGGGGAGGCCCATCCCGACAGGACGCCCACCGTGCGCTTCCGGATGCCCGAGGCGGGCATCGTCACTGTGAAGGACATGGTGAAGGGCAACGTCAGCTTCGACAACAGCCAGCTCGACGACCTCATCATCATGCGCTCCGACGGCACCCCCACGTATAACTTCGTGGTGGTGGTGGACGACGTGCAGATGCGCATCACCCATGTCATCCGGGGCGACGACCACCTGAACAATACGCCCAAGCAGCTGCACATCTACCGGGCCCTGGGCTACGACGTGCCGGTCTTCGCCCACCTGCCCATGATACTGGGGCCCGACAGGCAGCGCCTCTCCAAACGGCACGGCGCGACCTCCGTGGTGGCCTACCGGGACCAGGGCTATCTCCCGGACGCCCTGGTCAACTATCTGGCCCGGCTCGGATGGTCCCACGGAGACCAGGAGGTCTTCAGCCGCCAGGAGCTCGTCAAGCTCTTCGGTTTCGAGAACGTCGGGGCCTCGGCGGCCGTCTTCAACGCCGAGAAGCTTCTCTGGCTGAACGCCCAGCATGTGATGGCGACACCCGTGCAGGAGCTGGCGAGGCTGGTCCGCCCCTTCCTCATAAAGGACGGCACCATCTCGGAGGACGCCGAGCTTGACCCCCGGTGGCTGGCCCGGGCGATAGAGACCCTGAGGGAGCGCGCCAAGACGCTGGTGGAGCTGGCGCGGTCCCTCCGGTACTATATCCTCGAGGACGTGGAGGTAGAGACCAAGGCAGCGGAGAAGTTCCTGACCGAAAAGACCCTCCCCGTGCTCAAGGAGATACGCACCGCCCTCCAGGGGGTGGAGCCCTTCGCCCACGAGGGGCTTGAGCGCGCCTTCAAGGGCGTCATGCTCAGCCGGGACGTGAAGATGGGCGCGGTGGCCCAGCCCGTGAGGGTTGCCGTGACGGGAAGGACGGAAAGCCCCGGCATCTACGAGGTCCTGGAGGTCGTCGGCAAGGAGAAAGCACTCAGGCGCCTGGACAAGGCTGTCTCCCGGATAGAAAAACCCTGA
- a CDS encoding glutamine--tRNA ligase/YqeY domain fusion protein has product METPEQTAPSNFIAEVVQEDLKKGTFRGRVHMRFPPEPNGYLHIGHAKSIVLNFGLAQRHGGLCNLRFDDTNPMKEEQKYVESIIEDVRWLGYDWGERLFYASDYFAELYEFALKLIKDGKAYVDDLSADEIRRYRGTLTEPGKESPCRNRTVQENLDLFERMRAGEFPDGSRTLRARIDMASGNINMRDPVMYRILKVSHQRTGDAWCIYPTYDWAHGQSDSLEGITHSICTLEFEDHRPLYDWFLDALGVYHPKQIEFARLNLSHTVLSKRKLIRLVSEGHVGGWDDPRLPTISGLRRRGYTPEAVRTFCERIGVSKAQSVVDIALLEHCLREDLNRRAPRVMAVLRPLKVVLTNYPQGKVEHVELDNNPEDPSMGTRTAPFSRELFVERDDFREEAPKKFHRLVPGREVRLKGAYIITCEKAVKDEETGEVIEVHCTYDPETRSGAPRAERKVKGTLHWVSAPHALPAEVRLYDHLFTEAEPEGEGEDFTRALNPHSLEVLTSCYVEPSLGEARPGDRCQFLRLGYFCVDHVGADGLLVFNRTATLKDTWARIEKKGASG; this is encoded by the coding sequence ATGGAAACTCCCGAACAGACCGCTCCCTCGAATTTTATTGCAGAGGTTGTGCAAGAGGACCTGAAAAAGGGGACCTTTCGGGGGCGGGTGCACATGCGCTTTCCCCCCGAGCCCAATGGCTACCTGCACATCGGGCACGCGAAGTCCATCGTGCTGAACTTTGGCCTCGCTCAGCGCCACGGCGGCCTGTGCAACCTGAGGTTCGACGATACGAACCCCATGAAGGAAGAGCAGAAGTACGTGGAGTCCATCATCGAGGACGTCCGGTGGCTGGGCTATGACTGGGGTGAGAGGCTTTTCTACGCTTCGGACTATTTCGCGGAGCTTTACGAGTTCGCCCTGAAACTCATCAAGGACGGGAAGGCCTATGTGGACGACCTCTCGGCGGACGAGATACGCCGCTACAGGGGCACCCTCACCGAGCCGGGCAAGGAAAGCCCTTGCCGAAACCGCACGGTGCAGGAGAACCTGGACCTCTTCGAGCGGATGCGGGCCGGGGAGTTTCCGGACGGCTCCCGCACGCTTCGGGCCAGGATAGACATGGCCTCCGGTAACATAAACATGCGCGACCCGGTCATGTACCGCATCCTCAAGGTCTCCCACCAGAGGACCGGGGATGCGTGGTGCATCTATCCCACCTACGACTGGGCCCACGGCCAGAGCGACTCCCTGGAGGGCATCACCCATTCCATCTGCACGTTGGAGTTCGAGGACCATCGTCCCCTGTACGACTGGTTCCTCGATGCCCTGGGCGTTTACCATCCCAAACAGATAGAGTTCGCGCGCCTGAACCTGAGCCACACGGTCCTGAGCAAGCGAAAACTCATCCGGCTGGTCTCGGAGGGCCACGTCGGCGGCTGGGACGACCCGCGCTTGCCCACCATCTCGGGCCTCCGCAGGCGGGGGTACACGCCCGAGGCCGTACGCACCTTCTGCGAGCGCATCGGCGTATCGAAGGCCCAGAGCGTCGTGGACATCGCCCTCCTTGAGCACTGCCTGAGGGAGGACCTCAACAGGCGCGCCCCCCGGGTGATGGCCGTGCTCAGGCCCCTCAAGGTGGTCCTTACGAACTATCCCCAGGGCAAGGTGGAACATGTGGAGCTTGACAACAACCCCGAAGACCCCTCCATGGGGACCAGAACGGCGCCCTTCTCGCGGGAGCTTTTTGTCGAGCGGGACGATTTCCGCGAGGAGGCCCCGAAGAAATTCCACCGCCTGGTCCCGGGGCGGGAGGTCCGGCTGAAGGGGGCATACATCATCACCTGCGAGAAGGCCGTAAAAGACGAAGAGACCGGGGAGGTCATCGAGGTGCACTGTACGTATGACCCCGAGACCAGAAGCGGCGCGCCCCGGGCCGAGCGCAAGGTGAAGGGGACCCTGCACTGGGTCTCGGCCCCCCACGCCCTGCCGGCGGAAGTGCGGCTCTACGACCACCTTTTTACCGAGGCCGAGCCCGAGGGTGAAGGGGAGGACTTCACGCGGGCCCTGAACCCCCACTCCCTTGAGGTGCTCACCTCCTGCTACGTGGAGCCCTCGCTCGGGGAGGCCCGTCCGGGTGACAGGTGCCAGTTCCTGAGGCTGGGCTATTTCTGCGTGGACCACGTAGGCGCCGACGGCCTTCTTGTCTTCAACAGGACGGCCACGCTCAAGGACACCTGGGCCAGAATAGAGAAGAAAGGAGCTTCGGGTTGA
- a CDS encoding NAD(P)-dependent glycerol-3-phosphate dehydrogenase has product MSYIAVLGAGSWGSTLAKLLAEKDYDVSLWVHEEDLAREISQTGVNSVFLPGVELPRSLKASADFERVLRGSRYVVSVVPTQFVRSVMRVARPHIERNAVVVSASKGIENKTFQTVTSIVHEMTGLPAAALSGPSFASEVVRRLPTAVTLACRDRNVGLLLQELFTTDYFRVYTHHDVIGTELGGALKNVMAVAAGISEGLGLGSNARAALITRGLMEMTRLGVCMGAEEKTFFGLSGLGDLVLTCTSTQSRNYTVGRRLGQGEKLKEILASMTAVAEGVSTTRAAHALATKKRVEMPIVEQVHAVLYEEKDPREAVTALMTRLPKAEF; this is encoded by the coding sequence TTGAGCTACATCGCCGTGCTGGGTGCGGGAAGCTGGGGGAGCACCCTGGCCAAGCTTCTCGCCGAAAAGGACTATGACGTCTCCCTTTGGGTCCACGAAGAGGACCTTGCCCGTGAAATCAGCCAGACGGGCGTCAACAGCGTCTTCCTCCCGGGGGTGGAGCTCCCCAGGAGCCTCAAGGCCTCCGCGGACTTTGAGCGGGTCCTGCGGGGCTCCCGCTACGTCGTCAGCGTGGTGCCCACACAGTTCGTGCGGTCCGTCATGCGGGTGGCCCGCCCCCATATCGAGAGGAACGCGGTCGTCGTAAGCGCATCCAAGGGGATAGAGAACAAGACCTTCCAGACCGTGACGAGCATCGTCCACGAGATGACCGGCTTGCCCGCGGCCGCCCTGTCGGGCCCGAGCTTCGCCTCCGAGGTGGTGCGCCGCCTTCCCACGGCGGTAACGCTCGCCTGCCGGGACCGGAACGTGGGGCTCCTGCTGCAGGAGTTGTTCACGACGGATTACTTCAGGGTCTACACCCACCATGACGTCATCGGGACAGAGCTGGGCGGTGCCCTCAAAAACGTCATGGCCGTGGCGGCGGGCATCAGCGAGGGGCTGGGCCTGGGCAGCAACGCCCGGGCCGCCCTCATCACGCGGGGCCTGATGGAAATGACCCGTCTCGGGGTGTGCATGGGGGCCGAGGAGAAGACCTTTTTCGGGCTGAGCGGCCTCGGGGACCTGGTGCTTACCTGCACGTCCACCCAGTCGAGGAACTACACGGTGGGCCGGAGGCTCGGCCAGGGGGAGAAACTCAAGGAAATCCTCGCGAGTATGACGGCCGTGGCCGAGGGGGTGAGCACCACCCGGGCTGCTCATGCCCTGGCCACGAAAAAGCGCGTCGAGATGCCCATCGTGGAGCAGGTGCATGCGGTCCTCTACGAAGAGAAAGACCCCCGGGAGGCGGTCACGGCCCTTATGACCCGGCTGCCCAAAGCCGAGTTCTGA
- the larB gene encoding nickel pincer cofactor biosynthesis protein LarB, with translation MNREGLEKILRSLAEGTVDVEEAMRRLRHFPYEDLAFARLEHHRSLRQGVPEVVLARGKRAEDTVAIARAMYRESGRLLVTKAPPEVFEKLGMEEAAYHRASGLIMAGEAAAKTGSVLVVSAGTSDIPVAEEAALTASFLGSRTKTLYDVGVSGIHRLMEKRGALEEARVLVVVAGMEGALPSVVGGLTSRPVVAVPTSVGYGASLGGLTALFAMLNSCVPGIAVMNIDNGFGAGCLAHRINTLEPPAAETP, from the coding sequence ATGAACCGGGAGGGCCTTGAAAAAATCCTCCGGAGCCTGGCGGAGGGCACCGTCGACGTGGAGGAGGCCATGAGGCGGCTCCGCCACTTCCCCTACGAGGACCTCGCCTTCGCCCGCCTGGAGCACCACCGCTCCCTGAGGCAGGGCGTGCCCGAAGTGGTCCTGGCCAGGGGAAAGAGGGCGGAAGACACCGTGGCCATTGCCCGGGCCATGTACCGGGAGAGCGGGCGGCTGCTGGTGACGAAGGCCCCTCCGGAAGTCTTTGAAAAGCTCGGCATGGAGGAGGCCGCCTATCATCGAGCCTCCGGGCTCATCATGGCCGGCGAGGCGGCCGCAAAGACGGGCTCCGTGCTGGTCGTCTCTGCGGGCACCTCCGACATCCCCGTGGCAGAGGAGGCGGCCCTTACGGCCTCGTTCCTCGGAAGCCGGACGAAAACTCTCTACGATGTGGGGGTGTCGGGCATCCACAGGCTCATGGAGAAAAGAGGCGCTCTCGAAGAGGCCCGGGTCCTGGTGGTGGTGGCCGGCATGGAAGGCGCCCTCCCCTCCGTGGTGGGCGGACTCACCTCCCGGCCCGTCGTGGCCGTGCCCACGTCGGTGGGTTACGGAGCGAGCCTGGGAGGGCTCACGGCCCTTTTCGCGATGCTCAACTCCTGCGTGCCGGGCATCGCGGTGATGAACATCGACAACGGCTTCGGCGCGGGCTGCCTCGCCCACAGGATAAACACGCTGGAGCCCCCGGCAGCGGAAACTCCCTGA
- a CDS encoding FAD-dependent oxidoreductase, whose amino-acid sequence MAEELYDVIIIGGGPAGLSAAQYAARSNLKTLVLDKSHTAGALAYAHRIENYPGLREPLTGKELLDIFREQALGFGARYVPDTQVIGVSLAGEEKEVFTMEKSFRSRTIIIATGSMGRKPAIQGEAEFLGRGVSYCAICDAAFFKGKTVCVLGESEEAVKEAGMLTRFAEKVYLMAPSTKLRIGEDHPALEAPNLEVLTGHKVQAIEGNEAVQGVRVKDAGQNERYIELDGVFVYIHGSRPIVDFLQGSVETTEEECIAANRLMHTNMPGVFAAGDVTCTEVRQVVIAAANGCVAALQAEKFVHQRRRTRYDWK is encoded by the coding sequence ATGGCAGAGGAGCTGTATGACGTCATCATCATAGGGGGAGGGCCGGCCGGCTTGAGCGCGGCCCAATACGCCGCCCGGTCGAACCTGAAGACCCTGGTGCTGGACAAGTCACATACGGCCGGGGCCCTGGCCTATGCCCACCGCATAGAGAACTACCCGGGCTTGAGGGAGCCCCTCACCGGAAAGGAGCTTCTGGACATCTTCCGCGAGCAGGCCCTGGGGTTCGGAGCCCGGTACGTGCCCGACACGCAGGTGATAGGCGTCTCCCTGGCGGGCGAGGAGAAGGAGGTCTTCACCATGGAGAAGTCCTTCCGGTCCAGGACCATAATCATCGCCACGGGCTCCATGGGGAGAAAGCCCGCCATCCAGGGGGAGGCGGAGTTCCTGGGCCGCGGGGTAAGCTACTGCGCCATATGCGACGCGGCCTTTTTCAAGGGCAAGACGGTCTGCGTGCTGGGGGAGTCGGAGGAGGCCGTCAAGGAGGCAGGCATGCTCACCCGGTTCGCCGAGAAGGTCTACCTCATGGCGCCTTCCACGAAGCTCCGCATCGGCGAGGACCATCCGGCCCTGGAGGCCCCCAACCTGGAGGTGCTCACCGGGCACAAGGTGCAGGCCATCGAGGGCAACGAGGCCGTGCAGGGCGTGCGCGTGAAGGACGCCGGACAGAACGAAAGGTACATCGAGCTGGACGGCGTTTTCGTCTACATCCACGGCAGCAGGCCGATTGTGGATTTCCTGCAGGGCAGCGTGGAGACCACCGAGGAGGAGTGCATCGCGGCGAACAGGCTCATGCACACCAACATGCCGGGGGTCTTCGCCGCCGGGGACGTCACCTGCACGGAAGTCCGGCAGGTGGTGATAGCCGCGGCCAACGGGTGCGTGGCCGCTCTTCAGGCGGAGAAGTTCGTCCACCAGAGGCGCCGCACCAGGTACGACTGGAAATAA
- the mqnC gene encoding cyclic dehypoxanthinyl futalosine synthase, whose product MRRLRKQEGLRLLKEADLLELGRLADETRAELHPGGRATFVVDRNINYTNVCVNHCRFCAFWRDEGHPESYVLDDTEVHKKIEETLALGGTQILMQGGLHPGLAIGYYLDLLRGIKARFRINVHGFSPPEIVHIAGKADLTIRETLYLLREAGLDSIPGGGAEVLSDRVREALSPRKIRSSAWLRVMWEAHRLGMRTTATMMFGSVEGPEDIVEHLEAVRTLQDRTGGFTAFIPWSFQPGNTPLEGRVAQAMAVQYLRVLALSRLYLDNVRNIQASWVTQGLKLAQVALRFGANDLGSTMIEENVVAAAGVSHRVHKDDMVAAIRGAGFVPAQRDTYYRLLRSY is encoded by the coding sequence ATGAGGCGGCTCAGGAAGCAGGAGGGCCTGCGGCTTCTCAAGGAGGCGGACCTCCTTGAGCTCGGCCGCCTGGCCGATGAGACGAGGGCGGAGCTGCACCCCGGGGGCAGGGCCACCTTCGTCGTCGACCGCAATATCAACTACACCAACGTTTGTGTGAACCACTGCCGTTTCTGCGCCTTCTGGCGTGACGAGGGCCATCCCGAGAGCTACGTCCTCGACGATACCGAGGTGCACAAAAAGATAGAGGAGACCCTGGCCCTGGGCGGCACGCAGATACTCATGCAGGGAGGGCTTCATCCCGGGCTTGCAATCGGGTACTACCTCGACCTCCTCAGGGGCATCAAGGCGCGCTTCCGCATCAACGTGCACGGGTTCTCTCCTCCGGAAATCGTGCACATCGCCGGAAAGGCAGACCTCACCATACGGGAAACTCTCTACCTTCTGAGGGAAGCCGGGCTCGACTCCATCCCCGGGGGCGGGGCGGAGGTGCTCTCCGACCGCGTGCGGGAGGCCCTGAGCCCGCGGAAGATACGCTCCTCCGCATGGCTCCGGGTGATGTGGGAGGCCCACCGCCTGGGAATGCGGACGACGGCCACCATGATGTTCGGCAGCGTGGAGGGGCCCGAGGACATTGTGGAGCACCTGGAGGCGGTCCGGACCCTCCAGGACAGGACGGGCGGGTTCACCGCCTTCATTCCCTGGTCGTTTCAGCCCGGCAACACGCCCCTGGAGGGGCGGGTCGCCCAGGCCATGGCCGTCCAGTACCTGAGGGTGCTGGCCCTGAGCAGGCTCTATCTCGATAACGTCCGGAACATACAGGCCTCCTGGGTGACCCAGGGCCTGAAGCTCGCCCAGGTGGCCCTGCGCTTCGGGGCCAACGACCTGGGCTCCACCATGATTGAAGAAAACGTCGTGGCCGCCGCCGGCGTGAGCCACCGCGTCCACAAGGACGACATGGTGGCCGCCATCCGGGGCGCGGGTTTCGTCCCCGCCCAGAGGGACACGTATTACCGATTGCTCAGGTCCTACTGA